A region from the Halonatronomonas betaini genome encodes:
- a CDS encoding class II SORL domain-containing protein: MSKYEIKTLVNHDDKTALEKKHVPHIIAPDKVKKGELFEVTVQMGNEIDHPMEEGHFIQYVELYAEYFQLARVDFTPEVKAEATLQIKLEESCTLRAFESCNLHGQWEASKEITVE; the protein is encoded by the coding sequence ATGATGATAAGACTGCTCTTGAAAAGAAGCATGTTCCTCACATTATCGCCCCGGACAAAGTAAAAAAAGGAGAACTTTTTGAAGTCACTGTTCAAATGGGTAATGAGATTGATCATCCAATGGAAGAAGGTCATTTCATTCAGTATGTTGAACTTTATGCTGAATATTTCCAGCTTGCCAGAGTAGACTTCACTCCTGAAGTTAAAGCAGAAGCTACCTTACAGATTAAATTGGAAGAGTCCTGTACTTTAAGAGCTTTTGAAAGCTGCAATCTTCATGGACAGTGGGAAGCCAGTAAGGAAATTACTGTAGAGTAA